From Hymenobacter sedentarius, a single genomic window includes:
- the aroQ gene encoding type II 3-dehydroquinate dehydratase has product MDILILNGPNLNLLGRREPGIYGTRSFDDFFPELETAFPQATLTHFQSNHEGELLDKLHEIGFTHHGIVLNAGGYTHTSVALADAVAAIAVPVVEVHLSNLHAREDFRQKSLLGKNCAGSISGFGLESYRLAVQWFVNQQPKKVGFRVS; this is encoded by the coding sequence ATGGACATTCTCATCCTCAACGGCCCCAACCTGAACCTGCTGGGCCGCCGCGAACCCGGCATTTATGGCACCCGCTCGTTCGATGACTTTTTTCCGGAGCTGGAAACAGCTTTCCCCCAGGCCACGCTCACGCACTTCCAGTCCAACCACGAAGGCGAGCTGCTCGACAAGCTCCACGAAATCGGCTTCACCCACCACGGCATCGTGCTGAATGCCGGCGGCTACACCCACACCAGCGTGGCCCTGGCCGATGCCGTAGCTGCCATTGCCGTCCCCGTGGTGGAGGTGCACCTCAGCAACCTTCACGCCCGCGAAGACTTCCGGCAAAAAAGCCTGCTGGGCAAAAACTGCGCGGGCAGCATCAGCGGCTTTGGGCTGGAAAGTTATCGGCTTGCCGTGCAGTGGTTCGTAAATCAGCAGCCCAAAAAGGTCGGTTTTAGGGTCTCATAA
- a CDS encoding FtsK/SpoIIIE family DNA translocase — MADNRYKNPSPGSSANRPADPRQPRRNEPRPATPASEAAPVRPEPRPAATNVPKAARAAAPPKPPKPPRAPRGPLPGLSNALALLRDRRFHLFIGFGLLLGSLYLTIAFTSFLFTGHADQSVVASLSTTPLKEAGQESGNWLGLLGAWAAQLFIYKLFGVAAFALVPMVFFLGYKIVFRSAVGSVSYVLALGLFTMAWLSILLGYVVVTLATPGADPVLAHRLDFLCGGVGFEAASWLDSLIGWGTVLLLAFALISFVVFFFNVTSINLGSFRRLGAEDDAEEDAELEAELAAEQAAAAAPVAVAAPAVKARPAVQESATSSTATVAAGGAQAKPALALDADETEETPAAVEFEPAPRMGAGVALSVASAGAVPAAASVAAAAAVPLAVSGPAFSIEMPTPEVASSVPVSTVPTPLSLADLADNDTPLAKPEKRELPDLTLTTPGRDDLDPNAGADIAAVADEDEDADAMPNVNYDPTLDLPRFQFPTLELLNDYGLAKAQVTKEELEANKDRIVETLGHYGISIASIKATIGPTVTLYEIVPEAGVRISKIKALEDDIALSLAALGIRIIAPIPGKGTIGIEVPNTKKEMVSIRSVLGSEKFARSEMDLPIAFGRTITNEVFVADLAKMPHLLMAGATGQGKSVGLNVILASLLYKRHPAQLKFVLVDPKKVELSIFNKIERHYLAKLPDTDEAIITDTKKVVNTLNSLCMEMDRRYDLLKEAGCRNLKEYNHKFIERRLNPKKGHRFLPFIVLVIDELADLMMTAGKEVETPIARLAQLARAIGIHLIVATQRPSVNVITGIIKANFPCRISFKVTSKIDSRTILDTGGADQLIGQGDMLFSAGSDLIRVQCAFIDTPEVDRVCDFIGEQQGYSDAYMLPEVAGADGDAGSGNEDMDPTERDSMFEDAARCIVLHQQGSTSLLQRKLKLGYNRAGRLIDQLQHAGIVGPFEGSKARDVLIPDEYQLEQLLNSMSK, encoded by the coding sequence ATGGCAGATAATCGTTACAAGAACCCTTCTCCCGGCTCCTCTGCCAACCGCCCTGCCGACCCCCGGCAGCCCCGGCGCAACGAGCCCCGCCCCGCTACCCCTGCCTCTGAGGCCGCCCCCGTGCGCCCAGAGCCGCGCCCGGCAGCTACCAACGTACCCAAAGCCGCTCGCGCAGCGGCTCCACCAAAGCCCCCCAAGCCACCCCGGGCGCCGCGCGGGCCCTTGCCGGGCCTGAGCAACGCACTGGCCTTGCTGCGCGACCGCCGCTTTCACCTGTTTATCGGGTTCGGGCTGCTGCTTGGGAGCTTGTATCTCACCATTGCCTTCACATCGTTCCTGTTCACCGGCCACGCAGACCAGAGTGTGGTAGCGAGCCTGAGCACCACGCCGCTCAAGGAAGCCGGGCAGGAGTCGGGCAACTGGCTGGGCTTGCTGGGCGCCTGGGCCGCGCAGCTGTTCATCTACAAGCTGTTTGGGGTGGCGGCGTTTGCGCTGGTGCCGATGGTGTTTTTCCTGGGCTACAAGATTGTCTTCCGCTCGGCGGTGGGCTCGGTGAGCTACGTGCTGGCCCTGGGGCTGTTCACCATGGCATGGCTCAGCATCTTGTTGGGTTATGTGGTGGTGACGCTGGCTACGCCTGGCGCCGACCCGGTGCTGGCCCATCGGCTCGATTTTCTGTGCGGCGGCGTGGGTTTTGAGGCTGCTTCCTGGCTCGACAGCCTCATTGGCTGGGGCACGGTCCTGCTGCTTGCGTTCGCTTTGATTTCGTTTGTAGTCTTCTTCTTCAACGTCACCAGCATTAACCTGGGCAGCTTCCGTCGCCTCGGGGCCGAAGACGATGCTGAGGAAGATGCCGAACTCGAAGCTGAATTGGCTGCCGAGCAAGCCGCTGCCGCCGCTCCAGTAGCCGTAGCTGCTCCGGCCGTAAAAGCCAGACCGGCAGTACAGGAATCGGCCACCAGCTCAACTGCTACTGTAGCCGCTGGCGGTGCCCAGGCAAAACCTGCCTTGGCGCTTGATGCGGATGAAACTGAAGAAACTCCGGCCGCAGTAGAATTTGAGCCGGCGCCCCGAATGGGTGCCGGCGTAGCCCTCAGCGTGGCCAGTGCTGGTGCCGTTCCGGCCGCCGCGTCAGTTGCTGCCGCTGCAGCAGTGCCGCTGGCGGTCAGCGGTCCTGCTTTCTCCATCGAAATGCCCACGCCGGAAGTGGCTTCGAGCGTGCCAGTTTCCACCGTTCCCACGCCGCTTTCGCTGGCCGATTTGGCGGACAACGACACGCCGCTGGCCAAGCCGGAAAAGCGCGAACTGCCCGACCTCACCCTCACCACGCCCGGCCGCGACGACCTGGATCCGAACGCGGGCGCCGACATCGCCGCCGTGGCCGACGAAGACGAGGACGCCGACGCCATGCCCAACGTGAACTACGACCCCACGCTGGACCTGCCCCGCTTCCAATTCCCGACCCTGGAACTGCTCAACGACTACGGCCTAGCCAAGGCCCAGGTCACCAAGGAAGAGCTGGAAGCCAACAAGGACCGCATTGTTGAAACCCTGGGCCACTACGGCATCAGCATTGCCAGCATCAAGGCCACCATCGGCCCCACCGTGACGCTGTACGAAATCGTGCCCGAAGCCGGCGTGCGCATCTCCAAAATTAAGGCCCTGGAAGACGACATTGCCCTGAGTTTGGCCGCGTTGGGCATCCGCATCATCGCCCCCATTCCGGGCAAGGGCACCATCGGCATCGAGGTGCCGAACACCAAAAAGGAGATGGTGAGCATCCGCTCGGTGCTGGGCTCGGAGAAGTTTGCCCGCTCGGAAATGGACCTGCCCATCGCCTTCGGCCGCACCATCACCAACGAAGTGTTTGTGGCCGACCTGGCCAAAATGCCCCACTTGCTCATGGCCGGGGCCACGGGCCAGGGCAAGTCGGTGGGCCTGAACGTGATTCTGGCCTCGCTGCTCTACAAGCGCCACCCGGCCCAGCTCAAGTTCGTGCTCGTCGACCCCAAAAAGGTGGAACTGAGCATCTTCAATAAAATTGAGCGCCACTACCTGGCCAAGCTGCCCGACACCGACGAGGCCATCATCACCGACACGAAGAAGGTGGTAAACACGCTCAATTCGCTGTGCATGGAGATGGACCGGCGCTACGACCTGCTGAAGGAAGCCGGCTGCCGCAACCTGAAGGAGTACAACCACAAGTTCATCGAGCGCCGGCTCAACCCCAAGAAAGGCCACCGCTTCCTGCCCTTCATCGTGCTCGTCATCGACGAATTGGCCGACTTGATGATGACGGCCGGCAAGGAAGTAGAAACCCCCATTGCCCGCCTCGCGCAGCTGGCCCGCGCCATCGGTATTCACCTCATCGTGGCCACCCAGCGCCCCTCGGTAAACGTTATCACCGGCATCATCAAAGCCAACTTCCCGTGCCGGATTTCCTTTAAGGTGACCAGCAAGATTGACTCGCGCACCATCCTGGACACCGGCGGCGCCGACCAGCTCATTGGCCAGGGCGACATGCTATTCTCAGCGGGTTCGGACCTAATACGCGTGCAGTGCGCCTTCATCGACACGCCCGAAGTGGACCGCGTCTGCGACTTCATCGGCGAGCAGCAGGGCTATTCGGATGCCTACATGCTGCCCGAAGTGGCCGGGGCCGACGGGGACGCCGGCAGCGGCAACGAAGACATGGACCCCACCGAGCGCGACAGCATGTTTGAGGACGCGGCCCGCTGCATCGTGCTGCACCAGCAGGGCAGCACCAGCCTGCTCCAGCGCAAGCTCAAGCTGGGCTACAACCGCGCCGGCCGCCTCATCGACCAGCTCCAGCACGCCGGCATCGTGGGGCCGTTCGAAGGCAGCAAGGCCCGCGACGTGCTCATTCCCGACGAATACCAGCTCGAGCAACTGCTTAATAGCATGAGCAAATAA
- a CDS encoding nucleoside phosphorylase, with protein MIKSSELILNPDGSIYHLNLLPDHISDTILTVGDPGRVAQVSRHFDSIEFETMHREFVTHVGYYRGKRITVLSTGMGTDNIDIVMNELDALVNIDFMSRTVRPVEERMSLRIIRLGTSGSLQADVPIGAMLATEHAVGLDSLMQFYPLMETGIETEIATELQQSLGLAFAPYVVRGSDILREQLGAGMVMGNTLTCPGFYGPQGRSLRLDLRQPDYIARLQSFRHQSAEGVFRLSNFEMETAGYYSLGRMLGHEVLSLNAIVANRATGEFAENAGAVVDAMIERTLLRL; from the coding sequence ATGATAAAATCTTCCGAGCTCATTCTGAATCCCGACGGCAGCATCTACCACCTCAACCTGCTGCCCGACCACATATCCGATACCATCCTGACCGTGGGCGACCCCGGCCGGGTGGCACAGGTGAGCCGGCATTTCGATTCGATTGAGTTTGAAACCATGCACCGCGAGTTTGTGACCCACGTGGGCTACTACCGCGGCAAGCGCATCACGGTGCTGAGCACGGGCATGGGCACCGACAACATCGACATCGTGATGAACGAGCTGGACGCGCTGGTGAACATCGACTTTATGTCGCGCACCGTGCGCCCGGTGGAGGAGCGCATGAGCCTGCGCATCATCCGGCTGGGCACCAGCGGCAGCCTGCAGGCCGATGTGCCCATTGGGGCAATGCTGGCCACCGAGCACGCGGTGGGCCTCGACAGCCTGATGCAGTTCTACCCCCTGATGGAAACCGGCATTGAAACCGAAATTGCCACGGAGCTTCAGCAGTCGTTGGGCCTGGCCTTTGCGCCCTACGTGGTGCGGGGCTCCGATATCCTGCGCGAGCAGCTGGGCGCTGGCATGGTGATGGGCAATACGCTCACCTGCCCCGGGTTTTATGGCCCGCAGGGCCGCAGCCTGCGCCTAGATTTGCGCCAGCCCGACTACATCGCGCGGCTGCAGAGTTTCCGTCACCAGAGCGCCGAAGGCGTTTTCCGACTCAGCAACTTCGAAATGGAAACGGCGGGCTATTATTCCCTGGGCCGCATGCTGGGCCATGAGGTACTTTCGCTCAATGCCATCGTGGCCAACCGCGCCACTGGCGAGTTTGCCGAAAATGCCGGCGCCGTTGTGGATGCTATGATTGAGCGCACGCTGCTGCGCCTCTAG
- a CDS encoding DUF2851 family protein — translation MREDFLHYIWQHQYFDKVDLRTADGEEIQVLRPGHRNADAGPDFLNARLRLGEVEWNGAVEIHLRASDWARHSHQTDPKYDQVILHVVGSHDADVARTNGSLIPTLALQPRLMPELLARYQALVEAPAAAPLPCAPLLHLVPEITKTMMIERALLERVERKADTIMDLHKHLGQDWEATAYHALMAAFGFQKNSEPLARLAKALPLAVLRRHRHDQRQLEALLFGQAGFLSENEENVSDEYIQDLRREYEFLSHKYGLLSTALHVHEWNYLRLRPANFPPVRLSQLAALLHARPALFDALLTAQSVAALTEFFQATVPAYWRTHFRPGRPGKVPSLGKSSTDLLITNVVVPLRVAYARHVGQPALVESSVALLSELPAEHNQYTDVYDLLNFTHRSAADSQGLLALHKSYCAPRRCLHCAIGNRLVQQPRVAR, via the coding sequence ATGCGCGAAGATTTTCTCCATTACATCTGGCAGCACCAGTACTTCGATAAAGTCGATTTACGCACTGCCGATGGCGAAGAAATCCAGGTATTACGCCCGGGCCACCGCAACGCCGATGCGGGCCCGGACTTCCTAAATGCCCGCCTACGCCTGGGCGAAGTGGAGTGGAACGGCGCTGTGGAAATCCACCTCCGCGCCTCCGATTGGGCCCGGCACAGCCACCAGACTGACCCGAAGTACGACCAGGTAATCCTGCACGTGGTGGGTAGCCACGACGCCGACGTGGCTCGCACCAACGGCAGCCTCATTCCAACCCTGGCCCTGCAGCCGCGCCTAATGCCGGAGTTGCTGGCCCGCTACCAGGCCCTGGTGGAGGCACCGGCTGCTGCTCCCTTGCCCTGCGCCCCGCTCTTGCACCTGGTGCCCGAAATCACGAAAACTATGATGATAGAGCGCGCCCTGCTCGAACGGGTAGAACGCAAGGCCGACACCATCATGGACCTCCATAAGCACCTGGGCCAGGACTGGGAGGCCACGGCCTACCATGCCCTAATGGCGGCTTTCGGCTTTCAGAAAAATAGCGAGCCCCTGGCCCGGCTGGCTAAAGCGCTGCCGCTGGCGGTGCTCCGCCGGCATCGGCACGACCAGCGCCAGCTGGAGGCCTTGCTCTTTGGGCAAGCCGGATTCTTGTCTGAAAATGAGGAAAATGTCTCGGATGAGTACATTCAGGACTTGAGGCGCGAGTATGAGTTCCTGAGCCATAAATACGGCTTGCTATCCACGGCTCTGCACGTACACGAGTGGAACTACCTCCGCCTGCGGCCAGCGAATTTCCCACCCGTGCGCCTAAGCCAGTTGGCGGCCTTGCTGCATGCACGGCCGGCGCTGTTTGATGCCCTGCTGACGGCGCAAAGCGTGGCGGCGCTCACAGAGTTTTTTCAGGCTACGGTGCCGGCGTATTGGCGCACGCACTTCCGGCCCGGCCGGCCGGGCAAGGTGCCGTCCCTGGGCAAAAGCAGTACCGACCTGCTCATCACCAACGTGGTGGTGCCGCTGCGCGTGGCCTACGCTCGGCACGTAGGCCAGCCCGCCTTGGTCGAAAGCAGCGTGGCCCTTCTGAGTGAGCTGCCTGCCGAGCACAACCAATATACCGACGTGTACGACCTGCTCAATTTCACCCACCGCTCCGCCGCCGATTCGCAAGGGCTGCTGGCTTTGCATAAGAGCTATTGCGCGCCGCGCCGCTGCCTGCACTGCGCCATCGGCAATCGCCTGGTTCAGCAACCCCGGGTGGCTCGATGA
- a CDS encoding aminotransferase class V-fold PLP-dependent enzyme, producing the protein MVQTFTFNPGPSAVYPAVRQYLTDAHDEGWLSAPHRSEKVTSLVRQTVADLKSKLNIPQDYTVLFTSSATECWEILAQSLTPRRSFHLYNGDFGEKWLKYAKALRPASTGVSFGLEEVPDIAALPFNSEETDLVCITQNETSTATQLREGFILNLYNRLGGALLAVDATSSLGGLNLKYIKADAWFASVQKCFGLPAGLGLLVLSPRAVAQARLVNDRAHYNGLPAMLSQMLNFQTNFTPNVLNIYLLSRVMADREPIKTVHQHLADRAQKLYDFFEQATPLQPLITNPETRSTTVIGLKGEASIIEEIKRKAQEAGLNLGSGYGPLKNTTVRIANFPAVPDAAFEALVQFFAKEFPA; encoded by the coding sequence GTGGTTCAGACCTTCACTTTCAACCCCGGGCCTTCGGCCGTTTATCCTGCCGTTCGCCAGTACCTCACCGATGCCCACGACGAGGGCTGGCTCTCGGCCCCGCACCGCAGCGAGAAAGTCACCAGCCTGGTGCGCCAGACCGTTGCCGACCTCAAATCCAAGCTCAACATCCCGCAGGATTACACTGTCCTGTTCACCAGCTCGGCCACCGAGTGCTGGGAAATTCTGGCCCAAAGCCTCACGCCGCGCCGTAGCTTTCACCTCTACAACGGCGACTTCGGCGAGAAATGGCTGAAGTACGCTAAGGCCCTGCGGCCCGCCAGCACGGGCGTATCCTTTGGCCTCGAAGAAGTGCCCGACATCGCGGCCCTGCCCTTCAACAGCGAGGAAACCGACCTGGTGTGCATCACCCAAAACGAAACCAGCACCGCCACCCAGCTCCGCGAGGGCTTTATCCTGAACCTCTACAACCGCCTCGGCGGCGCCCTGTTGGCCGTGGACGCTACCAGCAGCCTCGGCGGGCTCAACCTCAAGTACATCAAGGCCGACGCTTGGTTTGCCTCGGTGCAGAAGTGCTTTGGGCTGCCTGCCGGCCTAGGCTTGCTCGTGCTCTCGCCGCGCGCCGTGGCTCAGGCCCGCCTGGTCAACGACCGGGCGCATTACAACGGGCTGCCCGCCATGCTGTCCCAGATGCTCAACTTCCAAACCAACTTCACGCCCAACGTGCTCAACATCTATCTGTTGAGCCGGGTAATGGCCGACCGCGAGCCCATCAAAACCGTGCACCAGCACCTGGCCGACCGCGCCCAGAAGCTCTACGACTTCTTCGAGCAGGCCACCCCACTGCAGCCCCTTATCACCAACCCCGAAACCCGCTCCACCACCGTTATCGGCTTGAAAGGTGAGGCTAGCATCATCGAAGAAATCAAGCGCAAGGCCCAGGAGGCGGGCCTGAACCTGGGCAGCGGCTACGGCCCGCTGAAGAACACGACCGTGCGCATTGCCAACTTCCCAGCTGTGCCCGATGCCGCTTTTGAGGCCCTGGTGCAGTTTTTTGCCAAAGAATTTCCGGCTTGA
- the xerD gene encoding site-specific tyrosine recombinase XerD: MTWPVAINQFQGYLRLEKSLSPNSVEAYVRDVTKLQQFLVMQQLHMGPIQVTTPVLHEFLATLQGLGLSATSQARTLSGLKAFFNFLIMEDLLKLDPTDTLEAPKTGRHLPDTLSYPEIEELLAAIDLSTDEGLRARALLEVMYSSGLRVSELCDLRLSNMYAEQGFVKVVGKGNKERLVPIGREALKHLNFYLSGVRGHLDIKSGAEDVVFLSQRGRPLSRITVFTTLKKLAEQAGLRKTISPHTLRHSFATHLIEGGADLRAVQEMLGHASITTTEIYTHLDRDYLRQVITEFHPRS, from the coding sequence ATGACTTGGCCCGTTGCCATCAACCAATTTCAGGGCTACCTCCGGCTCGAAAAGTCTCTGTCGCCCAATTCGGTGGAGGCCTATGTGCGCGATGTCACCAAGCTCCAGCAGTTTTTGGTGATGCAGCAGCTGCACATGGGCCCCATTCAGGTGACCACGCCGGTGCTGCATGAATTCCTGGCCACGCTGCAAGGCCTGGGTTTGAGCGCCACCTCGCAGGCCCGCACCCTTTCCGGCCTGAAGGCGTTTTTCAACTTCCTCATCATGGAAGACCTGCTCAAACTGGACCCCACCGACACCCTGGAAGCGCCCAAAACCGGCCGCCACCTCCCGGACACCCTCAGCTACCCCGAAATTGAAGAGCTGCTTGCGGCCATCGACTTGAGCACCGACGAAGGCCTGCGGGCCCGGGCGCTGCTGGAAGTGATGTACTCCTCCGGTCTGCGCGTGAGCGAATTGTGCGACCTGCGGCTCTCGAACATGTACGCCGAGCAGGGCTTTGTGAAGGTGGTGGGCAAGGGCAACAAAGAGCGGCTGGTGCCCATCGGCCGCGAGGCCCTGAAGCACCTGAACTTCTACCTGAGCGGCGTGCGCGGGCACCTCGATATTAAAAGTGGAGCCGAGGACGTGGTTTTTCTGAGCCAGCGCGGCCGGCCGCTGTCGCGCATCACCGTGTTTACTACGCTCAAAAAGCTGGCCGAGCAGGCAGGCTTGCGGAAGACCATCAGCCCGCACACGCTGCGGCATTCTTTCGCTACCCACCTCATCGAGGGCGGCGCCGACCTGCGCGCCGTGCAGGAAATGTTGGGCCACGCCAGCATCACCACCACCGAAATCTACACCCACCTCGACCGGGATTATCTGCGCCAGGTTATCACCGAGTTTCACCCGAGGAGCTAG
- a CDS encoding LolA family protein, which yields MKKTFSFLLLAATLALPAAAQQDPKAGKILDQMSAKYQALNAFQATFTQTLENPSAKVKQNLNGDIVVSGKKFRLKISGQEVINNGTTTWTYLKNENEVNISDSDPDSQEMSPSQIYTMYKKGYKYTYVQQVQEGGEALDVIELSPENRQNDVFKVRLKVRKKDASVKSWQMFKKNGNQYTFTIKKFQPNPPVDANTFAFDKAKYKGVKVVDLR from the coding sequence ATGAAAAAAACGTTCTCCTTCCTGCTGCTCGCGGCCACGCTGGCACTGCCCGCCGCCGCCCAGCAGGACCCCAAAGCCGGCAAAATCCTTGACCAAATGAGCGCCAAATACCAGGCGCTAAATGCTTTTCAAGCTACTTTCACCCAAACCCTGGAAAACCCCAGCGCCAAGGTGAAGCAGAACCTCAACGGTGACATCGTCGTGAGCGGCAAGAAGTTCCGCTTGAAAATCAGTGGCCAGGAAGTCATCAATAACGGCACTACTACCTGGACGTACCTGAAGAACGAAAACGAGGTCAATATCTCGGATTCTGACCCGGATTCGCAGGAAATGTCGCCTTCGCAGATTTATACCATGTACAAAAAGGGGTATAAATACACCTATGTGCAGCAAGTGCAGGAAGGCGGCGAAGCCCTGGACGTAATTGAGCTGTCGCCAGAAAATCGCCAAAACGACGTGTTCAAAGTGCGCCTGAAAGTGCGCAAAAAAGACGCTTCGGTGAAGAGCTGGCAGATGTTCAAGAAGAACGGCAATCAGTACACCTTTACTATCAAGAAGTTTCAGCCCAACCCGCCCGTTGATGCTAACACGTTCGCCTTCGATAAGGCCAAGTACAAGGGCGTAAAGGTGGTGGATTTGCGGTAA
- a CDS encoding rhodanese-related sulfurtransferase: MYQVLLYYCYTPLANPEQFREEHHRLCLELDLRGRIIVATEGLNGTVSGTVESCARYMAAVKSDPRFAALEFKIDEVPAHTFQKLHVRVKPEIVHSSLRHVRPHEKTGQHLSPEEFKALKDRDDVVVVDVRSDYEYNLGRFKNAVTLDMENFRDFPERVERLKEFKDKKILTYCTGGVKCEKASAFLLEQGFENVYQLHGGIIKYGIEAGGEDFDGQCYVFDNRVAVDVNRVNPTVISRCQHCQQPSNRLVNCANPHCNAHLPLCEACGEQLQGACSDACAAHPDKRPYDGTGAYPKLSNHYNPAQGLASYKA, encoded by the coding sequence ATGTATCAGGTTCTTCTTTATTACTGCTATACGCCCCTCGCCAATCCGGAGCAGTTCCGGGAGGAGCACCATCGCCTGTGCCTGGAATTGGATTTGCGCGGGCGCATCATTGTGGCTACCGAAGGCCTGAACGGCACCGTATCGGGCACGGTAGAAAGCTGCGCGCGCTACATGGCAGCCGTAAAATCCGACCCGCGCTTTGCGGCCCTCGAGTTTAAGATTGACGAGGTACCGGCGCACACATTTCAGAAGCTGCATGTGCGCGTGAAGCCCGAAATTGTGCACAGCAGCCTGCGCCACGTGCGGCCGCATGAAAAAACAGGCCAGCACCTTTCGCCCGAAGAGTTCAAGGCCCTAAAAGACCGCGACGATGTGGTGGTAGTAGACGTGCGCTCCGACTACGAGTACAACCTGGGCCGCTTCAAAAACGCGGTGACCCTGGACATGGAGAACTTTCGCGACTTCCCCGAGCGGGTGGAGCGGCTCAAGGAATTCAAAGACAAGAAGATTCTCACCTACTGCACCGGCGGCGTGAAGTGCGAAAAAGCCAGCGCGTTCCTGTTGGAGCAGGGATTTGAGAACGTGTACCAGCTGCACGGCGGCATCATCAAGTACGGCATCGAAGCTGGGGGCGAGGATTTCGACGGCCAGTGCTACGTGTTCGACAACCGCGTGGCCGTGGACGTAAACCGGGTGAACCCCACCGTGATTTCGCGCTGCCAGCACTGCCAGCAACCCAGCAACCGATTGGTGAACTGCGCCAACCCGCACTGCAACGCCCACCTGCCACTGTGCGAAGCCTGCGGCGAGCAGCTGCAGGGCGCCTGCTCCGACGCCTGTGCCGCCCACCCCGACAAGCGCCCCTATGATGGCACCGGCGCTTATCCCAAACTCAGCAACCACTACAACCCCGCCCAGGGCCTTGCCTCGTATAAGGCATAG
- a CDS encoding DapH/DapD/GlmU-related protein, which produces MENPVIILGAQTVGTAALDAFLSNDVVVYCLLDDDKTLQGTELLDVPVMGNTDDGELLKLLGKKCEVFVATDDTASRRSLTNMLRTEYEAVPVNAIHQRASVATHATLGHGNYVGPNAVVAATATLGDGCLVGANAVVEARATVGSFAQLGSGALIGADAQIGELAFIGAGAVVVAGVKIGEKARVGAGSVVVADVANGQTVFGNPAVKV; this is translated from the coding sequence ATGGAAAACCCCGTCATTATTCTTGGTGCCCAAACGGTTGGCACGGCTGCCCTCGATGCTTTTCTGTCTAACGATGTGGTGGTGTACTGCCTGCTCGATGACGACAAAACGCTGCAAGGCACGGAGCTGCTCGACGTGCCAGTAATGGGTAACACCGACGACGGCGAGCTGCTGAAGCTGTTGGGCAAGAAATGCGAAGTATTTGTGGCCACCGACGACACCGCCAGCCGCCGCAGCCTTACCAACATGCTGCGCACCGAATACGAGGCCGTGCCCGTGAACGCCATTCACCAGCGCGCCAGCGTCGCCACCCACGCCACGCTGGGCCACGGCAACTACGTGGGACCGAATGCCGTGGTAGCCGCCACCGCGACCCTCGGCGATGGCTGCTTGGTGGGTGCCAACGCCGTAGTGGAAGCTCGAGCCACTGTCGGCAGCTTTGCCCAACTAGGCAGCGGGGCCTTGATTGGCGCCGATGCGCAGATAGGTGAGCTGGCCTTCATCGGGGCTGGCGCCGTGGTGGTGGCCGGCGTGAAAATTGGTGAAAAAGCCAGGGTAGGCGCCGGCTCGGTCGTGGTGGCCGACGTGGCAAACGGGCAAACCGTTTTTGGCAACCCTGCTGTTAAGGTATAA
- a CDS encoding acyl-CoA reductase: MNHSERLAAFVALGQRLAALSSDEILTLAARARNQNAWFDEPSVTAAVAGIAHMLAEEPLRHWAARYPPEPTTVHQVGVVMAGNIPMVGFHDLLCVLLSGHILLAKLSADDTVLMTWLIEELTRIEPRFADFIQVLPRLNAADAFIATGSDNTARYFEFYFGKKPHLIRRNRTSVAVLTGQESSAELALLGPDIFQYYGLGCRNVSKLFVPENYDFVPLLDALQPCEGVINHHKYNNNYDYNKSILLVNRVHHYDNGFFLLRPSPALVSPISVAHYAEYCSEINLVDQLTDIAAQTQCVVSAGGRFAGSLPFGQAQSPGVDEYADRVDTMEFLAQLPKIFSSKT, from the coding sequence ATGAATCACTCCGAACGTTTAGCTGCTTTTGTGGCCCTTGGCCAGCGCCTGGCCGCCCTTTCCTCCGACGAAATCCTCACGCTGGCTGCCCGGGCCCGCAACCAAAACGCGTGGTTCGACGAGCCTAGCGTGACGGCCGCCGTGGCCGGCATCGCCCACATGCTGGCCGAAGAGCCCCTGCGGCACTGGGCCGCCCGCTACCCGCCCGAGCCCACCACCGTGCACCAAGTAGGCGTGGTAATGGCTGGCAACATCCCCATGGTGGGCTTTCACGACCTGCTGTGCGTGCTGCTCAGCGGCCACATCCTCCTGGCCAAGCTCAGCGCCGACGATACCGTGCTCATGACTTGGCTGATAGAAGAACTCACCCGGATTGAGCCGCGCTTCGCCGACTTTATCCAGGTGCTGCCCCGTCTCAACGCCGCCGATGCCTTCATTGCCACCGGTTCGGATAACACGGCGCGCTACTTCGAATTTTACTTCGGCAAGAAGCCCCACCTCATTCGCCGCAACCGCACCAGCGTAGCCGTGCTCACGGGTCAGGAAAGCAGCGCGGAGCTAGCCCTGCTGGGCCCCGATATCTTTCAGTACTACGGGTTGGGCTGCCGCAATGTGAGCAAGCTATTCGTACCTGAGAACTATGATTTTGTTCCACTGCTCGATGCTCTGCAACCCTGCGAAGGCGTGATTAACCACCACAAGTACAACAACAACTACGACTACAATAAGAGCATCTTGCTCGTCAACCGCGTGCATCACTACGATAACGGCTTCTTTCTGCTCCGGCCCAGTCCGGCGCTGGTGTCGCCTATTTCGGTAGCGCACTACGCCGAGTATTGCAGCGAAATCAACCTGGTAGACCAGCTCACCGACATCGCAGCCCAGACCCAATGCGTGGTTTCGGCCGGCGGGCGCTTTGCCGGAAGCCTGCCGTTTGGCCAGGCCCAGTCGCCCGGCGTAGACGAATACGCCGACCGAGTCGACACCATGGAATTCTTGGCGCAACTGCCTAAAATATTTTCATCAAAAACTTAG